A stretch of Pelecanus crispus isolate bPelCri1 chromosome 3, bPelCri1.pri, whole genome shotgun sequence DNA encodes these proteins:
- the LOC142593222 gene encoding uncharacterized protein LOC142593222 translates to MGLKTIWKDYKVLIVMGTSLGLVHWGWFYIKSSPIFQVKTEDFVPEPGIVTYVMQGDHKNKEK, encoded by the coding sequence ATGGGTCTTAAAACCATCTGGAAGGACTACAAAGTTCTGATTGTTATGGGAACTAGCCTTGGGCTGGTGCACTGGGGGTGGTTTTACATCAAGTCCAGTCCTATTTTCCAAGTGAAGACAGAGGACTTTGTTCCGGAACCTGGGATTGTGACATACGTGATGCAAGGTgatcacaaaaataaagaaaaatag
- the LOC142593223 gene encoding uncharacterized protein LOC142593223, with protein sequence MRKASWSRKNFLLVAGLSLIGVHFGSMLVNFVAKKSVRSHSEAKKEDHE encoded by the coding sequence ATGAGGAAAGCTAGCTGGAGTAGAAAGAACTTTCTGCTTGTGGCAGGACTGTCACTTATAGGTGTCCATTTTGGAAGCATGCTTGTAAACTTTGttgcaaaaaaatctgttcGATCACATTCAGAAGCTAAAAAGGAAGATCACGAATGA
- the MKKS gene encoding molecular chaperone MKKS: MSRLEAKKPPLFISEPLTEDAVTQSLSLLSGIFKSCYGPAGRLKQLHNGLGGYVCTTSQSSAILSRLSVSHPVLSVLTASVQNHISRFSDCGLFTAILCCSLVENFKSLNVASCTVIKISKHLLSLCMDYLKSEACACRVSVDFNSLETLLSLVRSILTSKPACMLNKPEVDHLTTLILKAFMFTIPCHVETNAVLGKCIIVPVKGRRVTDSTVLPGLLIETPEIQLAKPLAVKRTCSNMIKIALFCVSMSGDLFNPEEGTVTVYHGISLEMSELNQLLNVGKQLVNDEVGLVVCQKVIHPSLKQYLKENHIIAVDRAGLSLMEPLSRMTGSKPIASIHSLSPSCYGSLKDVRIESFASKHFVHLIPNDTVVCSLILCNRNETAWDELKRACETAEHVLQLTIKEPLALLGGGCTETHLASYIRHKSCSVSTSSFKDMDCSQTQYQLVADSFCRSLESVACSLNHDGGEILTDMVYGHCWFVPSGFPSVSNWSDLVSKCGCGINGNTENLNWRLLQGQFGSPIIQGGLKDPSLRVADFLTLDCFAAKCSGLQVALETANLILDLSYVIEDQN; encoded by the exons atgtctcGTCTTGAAGCTAAAAAGCCTCCGTTATTTATTAGTGAACCTTTAACTGAAGATGCAGTTACTCAGTCACTGTCTCTGCTAAGTGGAATTTTCAAATCCTGCTATGGTCCTGCTGGTAGGCTCAAACAGCTCCACAATGGCCTGGGAGGCTATGTTTGTACAACTTCACAGTCTTCAGCCATACTCAGTCGTCTTTCTGTCAGTCATCCTGTATTAAGTGTCTTGACGGCCTCTGTACAGAACCATATATCCCGCTTCAGTGACTGTGGCTTATTTACCGCCATTCTTTGCTGTAGTTTGGTTGAAAACTTTAAAAGCCTAAATGTCGCATCTTGCACTGTCATTAAAATAAGCAAGCATCTTTTGAGTTTATGTATGGACTACCTCAAATCTGAGGCCTGTGCTTGCCGAGTGTCTGTGGATTTTAACAGTCTTGAGACTCTTCTTTCTTTGGTACGTAGCATATTAACAAGCAAACCTGCTTGCATGCTTAATAAACCCGAAGTTGATCATCTCACCACGCTGATTTTAAAGGCTTTTATGTTTACTATTCCATGTCATGTTGAGACTAATGCTGTTCTAGGAAAGTGTATAATAGTACCTGTGAAAGGTAGAAGAGTTACAGATTCTACGGTTCTTCCTGGACTACTGATAGAAACACCAGAAATTCAACTGGCAAAACCACTTGCTGTCAAAAGAACTTGTTCAAACATGATCAAGATAGCACTTTTCTGTGTGTCCATGTCAGGAGACCTCTTCAACCCCGAAGAAGGAACTGTAACAGTCTATCATGGAATTTCTCTAGAAATGTCAGAGCTGAATCAGTTGCTTAATGTAGGAAAGCAGCTGGTTAATGATGAGGTTGGCCTTGTGGTGTGCCAGAAGGTTATCCATCCATCTTTGAAACAGTATCTGAAAGAGAACCACATCATTGCAGTGGACAGAGCTGGGCTATCTCTGATGGAACCCCTGAGTCGGATGACAG GTTCAAAGCCGATAGCTTCCATACATTCATTGTCTCCCAGTTGTTATGGCAGTTTGAAAGATGTGCGCATTGAGAGTTttgcttcaaaacattttgtacaTCTAATTCCTAACGACACAGTTGTCTGCAGCTTGATACTCTGTAACAGAAATGAGACAGCATGGGATGAATTGAAG CGTGCCTGTGAAACTGCAGAGCATGTGTTACAGTTAACAATCAAGGAACCTTTGGCATTGTTAGGAGGTGGCTGTACGGAAACTCACTTGGCTTCGTACATAAGACACAAG agTTGCAGTGTGTCCACCAGCAGTTTTAAAGATATGGATTGTTCTCAGACACAATACCAGTTGGTTGCTGATAGTTTTTGTCGTTCCCTGGAGTCTGTAGCTTGCTCTCTGAATCATGATGGTGGAGAAATTCTTACAGACATGGTTTATGGACACTGTTGGTTTGTTCCATCAGGTTTTCCCTCTGTCTCTAATTGGTCAGATTTAGTTTCAAAATGTGGCTGTGGGATTAATGGTAACACTGAGAATCTCAACTGGAGGCTTTTGCAAGGCCAGTTTGGCTCTCCTATTATACAGGGTGGCCTTAAGGACCCCTCACTAAGGGTTGCTGACTTTCTGACACTGGACTGTTTTGCTGCAAAGTGTAGTGGCCTACAAGTAGCTCTGGAGACAGCCAATCTGATTTTGGATCTCTCATATGTAATTGAAGATCAAAATTAG